A region of uncultured Carboxylicivirga sp. DNA encodes the following proteins:
- a CDS encoding DMT family protein: MSKGIFSILLLILSNTFMTFAWYGHLKFKEFNWSASLGLFAIILISWGIAFFEYIFQVPANKIGYTGNDGPFNLWQLKVIQEVISLTVFTVFTITVFKTETLRLNHIIGFGFLILAVYFLFKK, translated from the coding sequence ATGAGCAAAGGTATCTTTTCAATTCTTCTTCTGATTCTTTCCAATACTTTTATGACTTTTGCCTGGTATGGTCATTTAAAATTCAAGGAATTTAATTGGTCCGCCAGCCTTGGCTTATTTGCTATTATTTTAATCAGCTGGGGCATTGCCTTCTTCGAATATATATTTCAGGTACCAGCTAATAAAATTGGATATACAGGTAACGATGGACCGTTTAATCTTTGGCAATTAAAAGTGATTCAGGAAGTTATTTCATTAACAGTATTTACCGTTTTTACTATTACGGTTTTCAAAACAGAAACATTGCGTTTAAACCACATCATTGGTTTTGGTTTTTTGATTCTGGCAGTTTACTTTCTCTTTAAGAAATAG
- a CDS encoding LamG-like jellyroll fold domain-containing protein, with protein sequence MKNTIILCSLILFSLSTINAQIPIDSLIGYWPFNTNANDLSINNNHGTVNGATLVEDRFGILNHAYHFDGNDNISIPHSETLNMQDSLSFSVWVKPESLSGTRMVFGKSNYVTKTNYLLRIKPDGYIQWEYNGYTDTNTNPLQLNTWHHIVVTASGPGKIKRVYIDNLLVKETLTSSGPFGLITNPLTFGSASYNSEYFIGDIDDIRMYNKVLSETEIEALFNESCNTVSSITETACETYTLNGETYTETGIYTQHLNNVNGCDSTITLNLTIKHVDASVTINENTLTANQAEASYQWIDCDNNSSPMDGETNESCTVTSNGNYAVQVTYNGCTILSDCYSINSVGIMESTFDHQIELYPNPTNGELEIDLGYIHTDIKTIIRSVNGQTIRNLNYKNQQIIKLNLSVPQGIYIITLIADNKTAVLRVLKE encoded by the coding sequence ATGAAGAATACAATAATTTTGTGCAGTCTGATTCTATTCAGTCTTAGCACAATTAATGCACAGATACCAATTGATAGTTTAATTGGTTATTGGCCATTCAATACTAACGCCAACGATTTAAGCATTAACAATAACCATGGCACAGTTAATGGTGCTACCCTGGTTGAAGATCGGTTTGGTATACTCAATCACGCCTATCATTTTGATGGTAATGATAATATTTCCATTCCCCACTCAGAAACATTAAATATGCAGGATTCTTTAAGTTTTTCAGTATGGGTGAAACCCGAATCACTTTCAGGAACGAGAATGGTATTTGGAAAATCAAATTACGTCACAAAAACAAACTATTTATTACGGATTAAACCCGACGGATATATTCAATGGGAATATAATGGATATACAGATACCAACACCAATCCGTTGCAGTTAAACACATGGCATCATATTGTGGTAACAGCCAGTGGTCCGGGAAAAATTAAAAGAGTTTATATCGACAATTTGCTGGTTAAGGAAACATTGACATCCTCAGGACCTTTTGGATTGATTACAAATCCTTTAACATTTGGCTCTGCCAGTTATAACTCTGAATATTTCATTGGTGATATTGATGATATCAGAATGTATAACAAAGTGTTATCCGAAACAGAAATAGAAGCTCTTTTCAACGAATCATGTAATACAGTTAGTTCCATTACAGAAACTGCCTGCGAAACTTATACGCTAAATGGGGAGACTTATACTGAAACAGGGATTTATACTCAACATTTAAACAATGTAAATGGATGTGACAGTACAATTACACTAAATCTAACTATTAAACATGTAGATGCTTCAGTAACTATAAATGAAAATACTTTAACAGCCAATCAAGCAGAAGCTAGCTATCAATGGATTGATTGCGACAATAACTCTTCACCAATGGATGGAGAAACTAATGAAAGTTGTACAGTAACATCCAATGGAAATTATGCAGTACAAGTTACTTATAATGGTTGTACCATTCTATCTGATTGCTATAGTATAAATTCGGTAGGCATTATGGAATCCACTTTTGATCATCAAATTGAATTATATCCAAATCCAACAAATGGAGAGTTGGAAATTGATTTAGGATACATTCATACTGATATTAAGACAATTATAAGGAGTGTAAATGGACAAACAATTCGCAACCTAAATTATAAAAACCAACAAATAATTAAATTAAATTTATCTGTGCCTCAAGGAATATATATTATTACATTAATTGCTGATAATAAAACAGCAGTTTTAAGAGTGTTAAAGGAATAA
- a CDS encoding methyl-accepting chemotaxis protein gives MAKDFSSKSQIVVEEAMDISRSVANILSVAGDENMKGSLTREQAIALAEKVLFSNEDFLGLTLAFEPNTFDDKDDKYRNTPGHDGTGRFLSYLTKGENNKAFVDVLIDYETKEKGPWYWEPKERMNDFLTEPVVYPVQGVDVTMISCMTPIINNGEFLGVTGIDYPIDFMQTMVGEQAYYGGQYQLCIVSNEGAYAANKNFPDRIMKNIKEIYPDDFDTQLAAIKKGETIVNLDDEKLDVFVPLQIAKTGINWQVRFSVDRSIIMKRANDLRRGQILIGFIFLLLSLFSTIWYVRRLVRPVSNMVDMANTIAKGDLAASTEFKTSNDEIGKLVDALQEMQSKIKEIVLSTIESAEQIASASSQLSSTSMSLSQGASEQASSLEEISSTMEEIASNITNNANNASITNNFAKKSAKEIQLVNEASKQSNMAVSRIAEKITVINDIATQTNILSLNAAVEAARAGESGKGFAVVAQEVRMLAELSKRSSDDIVQETQISVTVTGNTEERLNAIIPEIEKTADLIEEIAVASKEQNSGVEQVNLAIQELNNVTQQNTSVSEQVASSAEQLSAQAENLKKKIRFFKV, from the coding sequence ATGGCAAAAGATTTCTCTTCAAAATCACAAATTGTTGTGGAAGAAGCAATGGATATTTCACGGTCTGTTGCTAATATTTTATCTGTTGCAGGAGATGAAAATATGAAAGGCAGCTTAACACGCGAACAGGCAATAGCTCTTGCTGAAAAGGTATTGTTTTCAAATGAAGATTTTCTGGGTCTGACCCTGGCATTTGAACCCAACACCTTTGACGATAAAGATGATAAATACCGTAATACCCCGGGACATGATGGAACAGGTCGGTTTTTATCCTATCTGACAAAAGGAGAAAATAACAAAGCTTTTGTGGATGTATTAATCGATTATGAAACCAAAGAGAAAGGTCCCTGGTACTGGGAACCAAAAGAACGAATGAATGATTTCTTAACTGAACCTGTTGTTTACCCGGTTCAGGGAGTGGATGTAACCATGATCTCATGCATGACTCCAATAATTAATAATGGAGAATTTCTGGGCGTAACGGGCATTGATTATCCCATTGATTTTATGCAGACTATGGTTGGCGAACAGGCATATTACGGAGGCCAATATCAGTTATGCATTGTTTCCAACGAAGGAGCTTATGCTGCCAACAAAAATTTTCCCGATCGTATCATGAAAAATATCAAGGAGATTTACCCGGATGATTTCGATACTCAGTTAGCCGCTATCAAAAAAGGAGAAACCATTGTTAATCTGGATGATGAAAAATTAGATGTATTTGTTCCTCTTCAGATTGCCAAAACAGGTATAAACTGGCAGGTTCGATTTTCAGTTGATCGTTCCATAATAATGAAAAGAGCCAATGACCTAAGGCGTGGACAAATTCTTATTGGTTTCATTTTCTTATTGCTTTCTTTGTTTTCAACCATTTGGTACGTAAGACGATTAGTAAGACCAGTGAGTAACATGGTTGATATGGCCAATACCATTGCAAAAGGAGATCTGGCAGCCTCAACGGAATTTAAAACCAGTAACGATGAGATTGGCAAGCTGGTTGATGCACTTCAGGAAATGCAGAGTAAGATAAAAGAAATTGTATTAAGTACTATTGAAAGTGCTGAACAGATTGCCTCAGCCAGTTCGCAATTAAGCTCCACTAGTATGAGTTTATCTCAAGGTGCATCAGAGCAAGCTTCTTCATTAGAAGAGATATCATCAACAATGGAAGAAATAGCCAGTAATATTACCAATAATGCAAACAATGCCTCTATAACAAACAATTTTGCTAAAAAATCAGCCAAAGAAATTCAACTTGTTAATGAAGCATCGAAACAAAGTAACATGGCTGTTAGCCGGATTGCTGAGAAGATAACAGTTATCAATGATATTGCTACACAAACCAACATTCTGTCGTTGAATGCGGCTGTTGAAGCTGCCAGAGCAGGTGAATCAGGTAAAGGATTTGCTGTTGTGGCTCAGGAAGTACGAATGCTGGCTGAACTCTCCAAAAGGTCATCAGATGACATTGTTCAGGAGACTCAAATCAGTGTTACTGTTACCGGAAATACAGAAGAAAGGCTAAATGCTATTATACCCGAGATTGAAAAAACGGCTGATTTAATAGAGGAAATAGCAGTAGCCAGTAAAGAACAAAATTCGGGTGTGGAACAGGTGAACCTGGCCATTCAGGAATTAAACAACGTAACACAACAAAATACGTCTGTTTCTGAACAGGTTGCATCAAGTGCCGAACAGCTGAGTGCTCAGGCAGAGAACCTGAAGAAAAAAATCAGATTCTTTAAAGTATAG
- a CDS encoding M20/M25/M40 family metallo-hydrolase: MKNKLIVSLLLPLTLSTLISCQPSKNSQITSDEILSHISYLASDSLKGRYPGTEESVLAAQYISNQLTEYGLTPFFDNTFQTFDIVTECTLEGENYLIINGDTINIETEFMPLAFSVSGETKGSVCFAGYGFDLDTDSLSWNDYADLEVGGKWVMLLREDPEPDNMNSEFIPFAGDRAKVTLAKDKGAIGVLLVNGLNTSKKDIPVPLSYDQNLSNAGIPVISITRAVANQLLSSSIEKLESVMMLNKKPLTEKMEATIEAKVQIKQQKATGRNVVCMIPSVEPSDQFIVIGAHYDHLGMGGSGVSSRMPDTIAVHNGADDNASGIAGMIEMAGYAKAHQNVLKKNLLFVAFDAEEMGLLGSKYFVENWSKDKKITTMLNFDMIGRMKHDTIGISIGGSGTAIQFDSLINNQTAIFKVTTTPDGYGPSDHAPFYSEEIPVLYFSTGAHSDYHTPLDDVDAIKPDKEELIVKYATELMLKLATNSDTLTFQSTGGPQKSRRTRLKVTLGIVPDFSGVIQNGLGIDGVRPNGPADKGGLQKGDIITSINGEEVTNIYDYMFRLSKIKNGTTAIIEINRNNQKEVKLIQL; this comes from the coding sequence ATGAAAAATAAGTTAATAGTTTCTCTGTTATTGCCTTTAACGCTCTCAACTTTAATTTCCTGTCAACCATCAAAAAATTCACAAATAACATCCGACGAAATATTAAGTCATATAAGTTACCTGGCATCTGATAGCTTAAAAGGCAGATATCCGGGTACAGAAGAGAGTGTATTAGCTGCTCAATATATCAGCAATCAACTGACTGAATATGGTTTAACTCCCTTTTTCGACAATACTTTTCAAACCTTCGACATCGTTACAGAATGTACTCTTGAAGGAGAAAACTACCTGATCATCAACGGAGACACAATAAATATCGAAACTGAATTTATGCCTCTTGCCTTTTCTGTTAGCGGCGAGACAAAAGGATCAGTGTGCTTTGCAGGATATGGATTCGATTTAGATACCGATTCATTAAGCTGGAACGACTATGCGGATCTGGAAGTTGGTGGGAAATGGGTAATGTTGCTTCGCGAAGATCCTGAACCAGACAATATGAATAGTGAGTTTATTCCCTTCGCCGGAGACAGAGCTAAAGTTACGCTTGCAAAAGACAAAGGAGCTATTGGTGTTTTGTTGGTTAACGGATTAAACACTTCTAAAAAAGATATACCTGTACCGTTAAGTTATGATCAAAATCTAAGCAATGCAGGTATTCCGGTAATAAGTATTACCCGTGCTGTTGCAAACCAACTTTTAAGTTCATCAATTGAAAAATTGGAGAGTGTAATGATGCTCAACAAGAAACCTCTAACCGAAAAGATGGAAGCAACTATAGAAGCAAAAGTTCAGATTAAACAACAGAAAGCAACAGGACGCAATGTAGTTTGTATGATACCATCTGTGGAGCCATCAGATCAGTTTATTGTGATTGGTGCGCATTACGATCATCTTGGAATGGGTGGTTCAGGTGTTAGCTCACGTATGCCCGATACCATAGCTGTTCATAATGGGGCTGATGATAATGCTTCAGGTATTGCAGGTATGATAGAAATGGCTGGCTATGCCAAAGCACATCAGAATGTATTGAAGAAAAACCTGTTATTTGTGGCTTTTGATGCTGAAGAAATGGGCTTGCTAGGATCGAAATACTTTGTTGAAAACTGGAGTAAAGATAAAAAGATAACCACCATGCTTAACTTTGATATGATTGGACGAATGAAGCATGACACCATTGGTATCTCTATTGGTGGATCAGGTACTGCAATACAATTCGATTCTCTAATCAATAATCAAACGGCAATATTTAAGGTTACAACAACACCCGACGGCTACGGTCCTTCAGACCATGCACCATTTTACAGCGAAGAAATACCTGTACTCTACTTCTCTACTGGTGCCCACAGCGACTATCATACCCCTTTGGATGATGTAGATGCAATAAAGCCTGATAAAGAAGAATTGATTGTTAAATATGCAACGGAGTTAATGCTAAAATTAGCTACTAATTCAGATACATTAACCTTTCAATCAACCGGTGGACCTCAAAAAAGTCGCCGTACAAGGCTAAAAGTAACGCTGGGTATTGTTCCTGATTTTTCAGGTGTAATTCAAAATGGTTTGGGTATTGATGGTGTTCGTCCTAACGGACCAGCTGACAAAGGTGGGTTGCAAAAAGGTGATATCATTACATCGATTAATGGTGAAGAAGTGACTAATATTTATGATTATATGTTCCGCCTTTCGAAAATCAAAAATGGCACCACAGCCATTATCGAAATTAACCGTAATAATCAAAAAGAAGTTAAACTGATTCAGCTTTAA
- a CDS encoding pyridoxamine 5'-phosphate oxidase family protein: protein MKKDEMIRFANDNPICYMATIENDRPHVRIMKLWFADNSGFYFEVLSPKDLNRQIHANPKVEVCFFNNPKNLAEGRELRISGNIQFISDAAIINKAHKDHQFLEDLGGQSVNDYIEVFKLEHGDAHFWNLKTNILQENVMNHMAF, encoded by the coding sequence ATGAAAAAGGATGAAATGATCAGATTTGCCAACGACAATCCGATTTGTTATATGGCAACTATTGAAAATGACAGGCCTCATGTAAGAATCATGAAGCTTTGGTTTGCTGATAACTCGGGATTTTATTTTGAAGTTCTTTCTCCAAAAGATCTGAATCGTCAGATTCATGCTAATCCCAAAGTAGAAGTATGCTTTTTTAACAACCCTAAAAATTTAGCAGAAGGACGCGAACTAAGAATCTCAGGCAACATTCAGTTTATTTCTGATGCTGCTATTATTAACAAAGCCCATAAAGATCACCAGTTTCTGGAAGATTTAGGAGGCCAATCAGTGAATGATTACATAGAAGTATTTAAACTCGAACACGGTGATGCTCATTTCTGGAATCTGAAGACAAATATTCTTCAGGAAAACGTGATGAATCACATGGCCTTTTAA
- a CDS encoding phosphoenolpyruvate carboxylase, whose amino-acid sequence MSDQIERAFKEEVELKYQLYNSLFLTLPLDAVQQTGLLLPLLQDACQKGLAEGLSPATIIRNFFAEHKPGFSEEDQVKFLFKVIQYVERQIVLIDALEEAAYKKIHRIGKHWERISDKVQRKNLEEQLKKVLDSFAIRVVLTAHPTQFYPGKVLAIATDLMEAIKKGDVAYVRDLLQQLGKTPFFRKIKPTAYDEAHALIWYLSNVFYPAIGEIMDNISKSLADHKQMGNLIAMGFWPGGDRDGNPFVTVETTIKVAKRLRAAVTGCYYEDFKQLKRRLSFPGVYELMNELDVMFTDELSNSSGEKNIKLDYLQSKLDEIESILVEQHQGLFLDQFQSFRRKINVFGFYFASIDVRQDSRIIHKAFDALVEKNPGLLPDGFDEMDAQQKLDVLLSLNADVEMEGMEDDVVQDTLRSFGVMKTIQEQNGEMGAHRYIISNCRGPLDMARVLAMAKMCGWKSDEVSADIVPLFETIDDLEGAGTSMTTIYNHPVYKAHLERRKKLQTVMLGFSDGTKDGGYLTANWSIYRAKEDITEVSRNADVQVMFFDGRGGPPARGGGNSHLFYSAMGKKVENKQIQMTVQGQTISSHYGIKQAAINNLSHLLSAGMENNLFNHKEAELDDQQRALFEQLSSTSFNKYQSLKENDLFMPFLEERSTLKYYGLANIGSRPSKRGKDSKLNFDDLRAIPFVGAWSQLKLNVPGFYGLGTALKEQLDAGNWDACVGLYNSSVFFKALVANSMQSMSKTNFSLTQYMSEDPKFGGFWKLIYDEFKLTKELVLKISGYNELLEDSARSRMSISLRERIVLPLLTIQQHALIQVDKKAQEGNNEIKEKYEKMVIRSLFGNINASRNSV is encoded by the coding sequence ATGAGTGATCAGATCGAAAGGGCTTTCAAAGAGGAAGTTGAGTTGAAATATCAACTTTATAACAGTTTATTTCTGACTCTTCCCCTGGATGCCGTTCAGCAAACCGGCTTGCTTTTGCCTTTGTTGCAGGATGCATGCCAGAAAGGTTTGGCAGAGGGTTTGTCACCCGCTACAATCATCAGGAATTTTTTTGCAGAACATAAGCCCGGATTTTCAGAAGAAGATCAGGTAAAGTTTTTGTTTAAAGTGATACAGTATGTTGAGCGCCAGATTGTATTGATAGATGCTTTGGAAGAAGCAGCCTACAAAAAAATACATCGTATTGGTAAACACTGGGAAAGAATCAGCGATAAGGTTCAACGTAAGAATTTAGAAGAACAGCTTAAGAAGGTGTTGGATTCTTTTGCCATTCGGGTGGTACTTACAGCCCATCCAACGCAATTCTATCCGGGGAAGGTCTTGGCTATTGCTACCGACCTGATGGAAGCTATCAAAAAAGGTGATGTAGCTTATGTTCGTGATTTATTGCAACAGTTGGGGAAAACGCCTTTCTTCCGCAAAATAAAACCTACAGCTTATGACGAAGCACATGCTTTAATCTGGTATTTGAGTAACGTATTTTATCCTGCTATTGGCGAGATAATGGATAATATTTCTAAGTCGCTGGCGGATCATAAACAGATGGGTAATTTGATTGCCATGGGTTTCTGGCCGGGTGGCGACAGAGATGGTAATCCATTTGTAACGGTTGAAACAACTATTAAAGTGGCCAAACGGCTACGAGCTGCTGTTACAGGTTGCTACTATGAAGATTTTAAGCAGCTGAAACGTCGATTAAGCTTTCCGGGAGTTTATGAACTAATGAACGAGCTTGATGTCATGTTCACAGATGAGTTATCCAACTCAAGTGGTGAGAAAAATATCAAGCTGGATTATTTACAATCAAAACTGGATGAGATTGAATCGATTCTGGTAGAACAGCATCAAGGTCTGTTTCTTGATCAGTTTCAATCGTTCAGAAGAAAGATTAATGTCTTTGGATTTTATTTTGCCAGTATTGATGTTCGTCAGGATAGCCGAATTATTCATAAGGCATTTGACGCATTGGTTGAAAAAAATCCGGGCTTACTTCCGGATGGATTTGATGAAATGGATGCTCAGCAAAAATTGGATGTATTGCTATCGCTGAATGCTGATGTTGAAATGGAAGGCATGGAAGATGATGTGGTGCAGGATACCTTAAGATCGTTTGGCGTAATGAAAACGATTCAGGAGCAAAACGGCGAAATGGGTGCCCACCGATACATTATCAGTAACTGTCGTGGCCCCTTGGATATGGCCCGTGTTCTGGCAATGGCTAAAATGTGTGGTTGGAAGAGTGATGAGGTATCTGCTGATATTGTTCCATTATTTGAAACAATTGATGACCTGGAAGGTGCCGGTACTTCAATGACTACCATTTATAATCATCCGGTTTATAAAGCACATCTGGAACGAAGAAAAAAACTTCAGACAGTTATGCTTGGTTTCTCTGATGGTACAAAGGATGGAGGTTACCTTACAGCTAACTGGTCGATTTATCGTGCGAAAGAAGATATTACAGAAGTTTCGCGTAATGCCGATGTTCAGGTAATGTTCTTCGATGGTCGTGGTGGACCGCCGGCACGTGGTGGAGGTAACTCACATTTATTCTATTCTGCCATGGGTAAAAAAGTGGAGAATAAACAAATTCAGATGACTGTTCAGGGCCAGACTATCAGCTCGCATTACGGTATTAAGCAGGCGGCCATCAATAACCTGAGTCACCTGTTATCAGCCGGAATGGAGAATAATCTTTTCAATCATAAAGAGGCTGAGTTGGATGATCAGCAACGAGCATTGTTTGAGCAGTTGTCATCAACCAGTTTTAATAAATATCAATCGTTAAAAGAGAACGATTTATTTATGCCATTCCTGGAAGAACGTAGTACGTTGAAGTATTATGGTTTGGCAAATATAGGCAGTCGTCCTTCAAAAAGAGGTAAGGATTCGAAATTGAATTTTGATGATTTACGTGCAATTCCGTTTGTTGGTGCGTGGAGCCAATTGAAACTAAATGTTCCCGGTTTCTATGGTTTAGGTACTGCACTAAAGGAGCAATTAGATGCCGGTAACTGGGATGCATGTGTTGGTTTGTATAATTCATCTGTATTCTTTAAGGCTTTGGTAGCTAATAGTATGCAGAGTATGAGTAAAACTAATTTTTCATTAACTCAATACATGTCGGAAGATCCTAAATTTGGTGGTTTCTGGAAGCTTATATACGATGAGTTTAAGTTAACCAAGGAGCTGGTTCTTAAAATTTCAGGTTATAATGAATTGTTGGAAGACAGTGCCCGCAGCCGAATGAGTATCAGTTTACGCGAACGTATTGTGTTACCTTTGTTGACGATTCAGCAACATGCATTAATACAGGTGGATAAAAAGGCTCAGGAAGGAAATAATGAGATTAAGGAAAAATATGAAAAAATGGTAATCCGCTCATTATTTGGTAATATCAATGCCAGCCGTAACTCTGTTTGA
- a CDS encoding NAD(P)-dependent alcohol dehydrogenase: protein MKAVTYSKYGGPEQLTLKELMLPTPKEDEVMIRVKSASINSRDWDMLTGRPKIYRLIFGFPKPKYPIIGTDIAGLVEGVGEKVTEFKTGEMVYGADPDGGYGAFAEFITLPQNKVIRIPANMSMDEAAAIPEAGLLAYQALNCNGAIRPGQSILINGAGGGAGTYAIQMAKAMGAYVTAVDAGEKSQAMIDLGADQVLDFKKTDFTSGYDKYDLIIDFVATRSFFKVRKKLNANGAYVAVGGKVGKIISLSLLSLLLPKSKGKKVVILAYAMNTSQLAEINEMYLQGQIKPRIDKVFSLSETAIAMRYFSEGSFIGKIVIKV from the coding sequence ATGAAAGCTGTAACCTATTCAAAATATGGAGGTCCAGAGCAACTTACATTGAAAGAGTTAATGCTACCTACTCCCAAAGAGGATGAAGTGATGATTAGAGTAAAGTCAGCTTCCATCAATTCGAGAGATTGGGATATGTTAACAGGCCGACCTAAGATTTATCGTTTGATATTTGGTTTTCCTAAACCAAAATACCCGATTATAGGAACAGACATTGCAGGTTTAGTTGAAGGTGTTGGAGAGAAGGTTACTGAATTTAAAACAGGTGAGATGGTTTATGGTGCCGATCCCGATGGTGGTTATGGTGCATTTGCCGAATTTATTACGTTACCACAAAACAAAGTGATTCGAATTCCGGCTAACATGTCAATGGATGAGGCAGCCGCAATCCCTGAAGCCGGTTTGTTAGCTTATCAGGCATTAAATTGCAATGGAGCCATTCGGCCGGGGCAAAGTATATTGATTAATGGAGCTGGAGGTGGAGCCGGTACATATGCCATTCAAATGGCAAAGGCAATGGGAGCCTATGTAACTGCAGTTGATGCAGGAGAAAAGAGTCAGGCCATGATTGATTTAGGAGCTGATCAGGTTTTAGACTTCAAAAAAACTGATTTTACATCTGGGTATGATAAGTATGATTTGATCATAGATTTTGTTGCAACACGTTCTTTTTTTAAAGTACGTAAGAAATTGAATGCCAATGGAGCTTATGTTGCTGTTGGAGGAAAAGTTGGAAAGATAATCTCTTTGTCATTGTTAAGTTTATTATTGCCCAAGTCTAAAGGTAAAAAGGTGGTTATACTGGCATATGCAATGAATACCAGTCAACTTGCTGAAATTAATGAAATGTATTTGCAGGGACAGATCAAACCAAGGATTGATAAAGTGTTTTCATTAAGTGAGACAGCCATTGCAATGAGGTATTTCTCTGAGGGTTCATTTATAGGGAAAATTGTTATTAAAGTATAA
- a CDS encoding AI-2E family transporter → MKATKTSPFVIIAAVFIIIAGIMAAKSVVLPFILAVFISVICMQPISWLEKRKVPFGLAIFIVLLAVALIMTLLGGIIGRSLNNFMKDVPKYEENLRDIFTAFIDSLNAIGADIDSTQLIDLIDPGKLISFTTGAVGEIGRIMSDSFIIMLITIFILIEAKSFINKATVVQRHYGTSLNHLNEIGNSIRHYLSIKTIVSILTGLFIWFWLWLFGVDYAILWGVIAFLLNYIPSIGSIIAAVPTILLALVQLGIGGMIWTAVGYLLVNTVMGNVVEPRVMGKGLGLSTLVVFMSLIIWGFVFGPVGMFLSVPLTITLKIFLEQSENTRWLSILIGSGQDSKRLLQQDRDL, encoded by the coding sequence ATGAAAGCTACCAAAACCTCCCCTTTCGTTATTATTGCTGCTGTGTTCATAATTATAGCCGGAATAATGGCTGCAAAATCGGTTGTTTTACCCTTCATATTAGCGGTTTTTATTAGTGTCATTTGTATGCAGCCAATTAGTTGGCTTGAAAAAAGAAAAGTACCATTTGGTCTGGCTATTTTTATTGTTTTGCTGGCCGTTGCTCTTATAATGACACTGTTAGGAGGTATAATCGGAAGGTCGTTGAATAATTTTATGAAGGATGTTCCTAAGTATGAAGAGAATCTGCGGGATATTTTTACAGCCTTTATTGATAGTCTGAATGCCATTGGTGCCGATATTGACTCAACACAATTAATAGATTTAATTGATCCGGGTAAGTTAATTAGCTTTACCACAGGTGCAGTTGGTGAGATCGGTCGTATTATGTCTGATTCTTTTATCATCATGCTCATCACCATCTTTATCTTAATTGAAGCCAAATCATTCATTAATAAAGCTACTGTAGTGCAACGGCATTATGGAACCTCACTCAATCATTTAAATGAGATTGGTAATAGTATTCGTCATTATTTATCAATAAAAACCATTGTTAGTATTTTAACAGGCTTATTTATATGGTTTTGGTTGTGGTTATTTGGGGTTGATTATGCCATTTTATGGGGAGTGATAGCATTTTTACTAAACTACATACCCAGCATTGGTTCTATTATTGCAGCTGTTCCAACCATACTTTTAGCATTGGTACAATTAGGTATAGGAGGAATGATATGGACAGCTGTAGGCTACTTATTGGTGAATACTGTAATGGGAAATGTGGTTGAACCAAGGGTTATGGGGAAAGGTTTGGGATTGTCAACTTTGGTTGTTTTTATGTCATTGATTATTTGGGGCTTTGTATTTGGCCCGGTTGGAATGTTTTTATCTGTCCCATTGACAATTACTCTTAAGATCTTTTTGGAGCAAAGCGAAAATACCAGATGGTTGTCAATACTTATTGGTTCGGGTCAGGATTCAAAACGACTTCTTCAGCAAGATAGAGATCTGTAA
- a CDS encoding lipocalin family protein, translating into MKSNTFLLLLLILVSSCSSNEDLPTVKDVDLTKYQGTWYEIARLPNRFEKGLKCVTANYTPDEDGTIKVINKGINTEDQSKSETAIGKAKVPDAQFPGQIKVSFFGPFYGDYYIIDLDENYHYALVGDPSRKYLWILSRTPKIDNEIYNSLITKAEKLGFNVSELHLTKQDCN; encoded by the coding sequence ATGAAATCAAATACATTTCTTTTGTTACTACTTATTCTGGTATCTTCCTGTTCTTCAAATGAAGATCTGCCAACTGTTAAAGATGTTGATTTAACCAAATACCAGGGAACATGGTATGAAATTGCCCGATTACCCAATCGATTTGAAAAGGGATTAAAATGTGTTACAGCCAATTACACCCCAGATGAGGATGGTACCATAAAGGTTATAAACAAAGGCATTAATACCGAAGATCAATCAAAGAGTGAAACGGCAATAGGAAAAGCAAAAGTTCCTGATGCTCAATTTCCAGGTCAAATAAAAGTAAGTTTTTTTGGTCCTTTTTATGGTGACTATTACATAATTGATTTAGATGAAAATTACCACTATGCTTTAGTTGGTGATCCATCAAGAAAATATCTTTGGATCCTTTCACGAACTCCTAAAATTGACAATGAAATTTATAATAGCTTGATTACAAAGGCCGAAAAACTAGGATTCAACGTTAGTGAATTACATCTGACCAAACAGGATTGCAATTAA